One Streptomyces sp. P9-A2 DNA window includes the following coding sequences:
- a CDS encoding RNA-guided endonuclease InsQ/TnpB family protein yields the protein MQLRYAFRLYPQPGQRAALAKAFGCARVVFNDVVRAREDARGAGQPFPKAAELSRKLITEAKRTSGRSWLGEVSAVVLQQSLRDAESAYRNFFASLNGTRRGPRIGPPRFKSRKDARQSIRFTANARWSITDSGRLNLPKIGAVKVKWSRTLPTTPTSVTVIKDAAGRYFASFVIDTGPAADTARMPRTDRTIGIDLGLTHFAVLSDGTKIDSPRFLRRAEKKLKKTQRELSRKQRGSKNREKARLKVARAHAKVTDARREFHHQLSTKLIAENQGIAVEDLSVVGLARTRLAKSVHDSGWSSFTSMLEYKAQRYGRTCVKVGRFEPTSQTCSACGHRDGPKPLHVREWTCRACGTLHDRDHNAAINVKTAAGLAVSACGAPVRPGAIPAQREETGSHGSPPDARAA from the coding sequence ATGCAGCTTCGGTACGCCTTCAGGTTGTACCCGCAGCCCGGTCAGCGCGCCGCGTTGGCGAAGGCGTTCGGGTGCGCCCGCGTCGTGTTCAACGACGTGGTGCGTGCCCGTGAGGATGCCCGTGGGGCCGGACAGCCGTTCCCGAAGGCGGCCGAGCTGTCCCGGAAGCTGATCACCGAGGCCAAGCGGACATCCGGGCGGTCCTGGCTGGGTGAGGTCTCCGCGGTGGTGCTCCAGCAGTCCCTGCGGGACGCCGAGAGCGCGTACCGCAACTTCTTCGCCTCCCTCAACGGCACCCGCAGGGGCCCCAGGATCGGCCCGCCCCGCTTCAAGTCCCGCAAGGACGCCCGGCAGTCGATCCGGTTCACCGCCAACGCCCGCTGGAGCATCACCGACAGCGGCCGGCTGAACCTGCCGAAAATCGGCGCGGTAAAGGTGAAGTGGTCCCGCACGCTGCCCACCACCCCCACCTCCGTCACCGTCATCAAGGACGCGGCCGGCCGGTACTTCGCCTCCTTCGTCATCGACACCGGCCCCGCCGCCGACACGGCCCGGATGCCTCGGACCGACCGCACCATCGGCATCGATCTCGGCCTCACCCACTTCGCCGTCCTGTCCGACGGCACAAAGATCGACTCCCCGCGCTTTTTGCGCCGCGCGGAGAAGAAGCTGAAGAAGACCCAGCGGGAGCTGTCCCGCAAACAGAGGGGATCGAAGAACCGCGAGAAAGCCCGCCTGAAGGTCGCCCGCGCCCACGCCAAGGTCACCGACGCGCGCCGCGAGTTCCACCACCAACTCTCCACCAAGCTGATCGCCGAGAACCAAGGGATCGCCGTGGAGGACCTGTCGGTGGTGGGACTGGCCCGCACCAGGCTGGCCAAGTCCGTGCACGACAGCGGATGGTCCTCGTTCACCAGCATGCTGGAATACAAAGCGCAACGGTACGGCCGCACCTGTGTGAAGGTGGGACGGTTCGAGCCCACCAGCCAGACGTGCTCCGCCTGCGGGCACCGCGACGGGCCCAAACCCCTGCACGTGCGGGAATGGACCTGTCGCGCCTGCGGCACGCTCCACGACCGGGACCACAATGCGGCGATCAACGTGAAGACGGCCGCCGGACTGGCGGTATCGGCCTGCGGAGCGCCGGTAAGACCAGGAGCGATCCCGGCACAGCGCGAAGAAACAGGAAGCCATGGAAGCCCGCCCGACGCCCGTGCCGCGTAG
- a CDS encoding bifunctional DNA primase/polymerase, with amino-acid sequence MSAEFGGRTGRQGKLSRWLRGRRPEPAVDQGDREALLLAAAGAGLPLAPAAHPAGYGCSCDRVGCPTPARHPVSFAWQTQSTTDRAQIERWARHQPQANFITATGMVHDVLDVPLEAGREALERLSADGVEVGPVAESDDGRMLVFTLTRGTPEDEDEWWPCELDCHPETMDEHPGLRWHCRGSYVLVPPARLPGDDNRTVHWVRGPEHPLPDPLSLLEYLTDACARHVGEYPEQAAAAAWPSRR; translated from the coding sequence ATGAGCGCGGAGTTCGGCGGTAGGACCGGCAGGCAGGGCAAACTCTCCCGATGGCTGCGCGGACGCCGCCCGGAACCGGCCGTCGACCAAGGCGACCGTGAGGCTCTGCTGCTCGCCGCGGCCGGTGCGGGACTCCCGCTCGCGCCCGCCGCCCACCCGGCCGGATACGGCTGTTCCTGCGACCGTGTGGGCTGTCCGACTCCCGCCCGGCACCCCGTGTCGTTCGCCTGGCAGACGCAGTCCACCACCGACCGCGCCCAGATCGAACGCTGGGCCCGCCACCAGCCGCAGGCCAACTTCATCACCGCGACCGGCATGGTGCACGACGTACTCGACGTGCCCCTCGAAGCCGGTCGCGAGGCGTTGGAGCGCCTTTCCGCGGACGGGGTCGAGGTCGGACCCGTCGCGGAGAGCGACGACGGCCGCATGCTGGTCTTCACCCTCACCCGGGGCACCCCCGAGGACGAGGACGAATGGTGGCCGTGCGAGCTGGACTGCCACCCCGAGACGATGGACGAGCATCCCGGCCTGCGCTGGCACTGCCGCGGTTCGTACGTCCTGGTACCACCCGCGCGACTGCCCGGTGACGACAACCGGACAGTGCACTGGGTCCGCGGCCCGGAACATCCGCTGCCCGACCCGCTGAGCCTGCTGGAATACCTCACCGACGCCTGTGCCCGCCACGTCGGCGAGTACCCCGAACAGGCGGCTGCCGCGGCCTGGCCCTCGCGCCGCTGA
- a CDS encoding TetR/AcrR family transcriptional regulator, with product MASNSPTPPDSTRRSERSRRAIYDAAISLVVEIGYPRTTIEGIAARAGVGKQTIYRWWGSKADVLLEAFLDLSEQAARAVPQEPEDREGQEGQEGQEGQEGRADDESQGIPDTGNLAADLRLVLRATVDELHDPKFEAPSRALAAEGVVNEELGRRFVAKLLEPQLQLYVDRLRSAQEAGQVRPDIDPRIALELFVSPLAQRWLQYTGPITYEYTDALVDYALNGLTPR from the coding sequence ATGGCCTCGAACAGCCCCACGCCCCCCGACTCCACCCGACGCAGTGAGCGCTCCCGCCGCGCCATCTACGACGCGGCCATCTCCCTGGTCGTGGAGATCGGCTACCCGAGGACCACGATCGAGGGCATCGCCGCCCGCGCCGGCGTCGGCAAGCAGACGATCTACCGGTGGTGGGGGTCGAAGGCGGACGTTCTGCTGGAGGCATTCCTCGACCTGAGCGAGCAGGCCGCCCGCGCCGTCCCGCAGGAACCCGAGGACCGTGAGGGGCAGGAGGGGCAGGAGGGGCAGGAGGGGCAGGAGGGTCGAGCTGACGACGAGAGTCAGGGGATCCCCGACACCGGGAACCTCGCCGCCGACCTCAGACTCGTCCTGCGCGCCACGGTCGACGAACTGCACGACCCCAAGTTCGAGGCGCCGTCCCGCGCACTGGCCGCCGAAGGCGTCGTCAACGAGGAACTGGGCCGGAGATTCGTCGCCAAGCTGCTGGAACCGCAGCTCCAGCTCTACGTCGACCGGCTGCGCTCCGCGCAGGAAGCCGGTCAGGTGCGCCCCGACATCGACCCGCGCATCGCCCTGGAACTGTTCGTCTCGCCACTCGCCCAGCGCTGGCTCCAGTACACGGGGCCGATCACCTACGAGTACACCGACGCCCTCGTCGACTACGCCCTCAACGGCCTCACCCCGCGTTGA
- a CDS encoding DUF6243 family protein: MSRGGSGNMLGVGGSRRHLGRKALRGGERDGRIGGGLDARAQKRELLRKLQERREREQRREERQEEAVGSVGIEGGEEGGPRKRA; this comes from the coding sequence ATGTCCCGAGGCGGATCCGGAAACATGCTGGGCGTCGGCGGCAGCCGACGGCACCTCGGCCGCAAGGCCCTGCGCGGCGGCGAACGCGACGGTCGTATCGGCGGCGGGCTCGACGCCCGGGCCCAGAAGCGCGAACTGCTGCGCAAGCTCCAGGAACGACGGGAGCGGGAACAGCGGCGGGAAGAGCGGCAGGAAGAAGCCGTAGGAAGCGTAGGAATCGAAGGAGGCGAGGAGGGAGGGCCCCGGAAGCGGGCCTAG
- a CDS encoding small ribosomal subunit Rsm22 family protein, translated as MNAPAPASPADTLRSALAGLLDGLPPRQAAQAVERLIATYRGVTPTGAPILRDRADVAAYAAYRMPATFEAVRSALAAFADAVPGWTPGDHLDIGGGTGAAAWAVSATWGGKRPVTVLDWAEPALALGRELAAAHPALADTRWQRSRIGTALTLDSADLVTVSYVLNELTEGDRAALVDAAAGATRAVVIVEPGTPDGYARVIEARDRLVSAGFRVAAPCPHSAACPIAPGTDWCHFSARVSRSSLHRQVKGGSLAYEDEKFSYVAATRLPVSPAPAPARVVRKPQIRKGQVLLDLCEKDPALRRITVTKRHGDLYRAARDTDWGDAWPPPSADDEEH; from the coding sequence GTGAACGCCCCTGCTCCCGCCTCTCCCGCCGACACTCTGCGCAGCGCACTCGCCGGGCTGCTCGACGGGCTCCCGCCGCGGCAGGCCGCGCAGGCCGTCGAGCGGCTGATCGCCACCTACCGGGGTGTCACCCCGACCGGGGCGCCCATCCTGCGCGACCGCGCGGACGTCGCCGCGTACGCCGCGTACCGGATGCCCGCCACGTTCGAGGCCGTACGGTCCGCGCTGGCCGCGTTCGCCGACGCGGTGCCCGGGTGGACACCCGGCGACCACCTCGACATCGGTGGCGGAACCGGCGCCGCCGCCTGGGCGGTGAGCGCCACCTGGGGCGGGAAGCGGCCGGTGACGGTCCTCGACTGGGCCGAGCCCGCCCTCGCCCTCGGCCGGGAGCTCGCCGCCGCCCACCCCGCCCTCGCGGACACCCGCTGGCAGCGTTCCCGGATCGGCACCGCCCTCACCCTCGACAGCGCCGACCTCGTCACCGTCTCCTACGTCCTCAACGAACTGACCGAGGGCGACCGCGCCGCCCTCGTCGACGCCGCCGCCGGGGCCACGCGGGCTGTCGTGATCGTCGAACCCGGCACCCCCGACGGCTACGCCCGCGTCATCGAGGCCCGCGACCGGCTCGTCTCCGCCGGCTTCCGGGTCGCCGCCCCCTGCCCGCACAGCGCCGCCTGCCCCATCGCCCCCGGCACCGACTGGTGCCACTTCTCGGCCCGGGTCAGCCGCTCCTCACTGCACCGTCAGGTCAAGGGCGGCTCCCTCGCCTACGAGGACGAGAAGTTCAGCTACGTCGCCGCCACCCGCCTCCCGGTGAGTCCCGCACCCGCACCCGCACGCGTCGTGCGCAAGCCGCAGATCCGCAAGGGCCAGGTGCTCCTCGACCTGTGCGAGAAGGACCCGGCCCTGCGCCGTATCACCGTCACCAAGCGCCACGGTGACCTGTACCGGGCGGCCCGGGACACCGACTGGGGCGACGCCTGGCCGCCCCCGTCGGCCGACGACGAGGAACACTAG
- a CDS encoding serine hydrolase domain-containing protein, with product MRPGTPERAGLDPRELAALVREVRARTTGDRPWAAGAVVVAGRGPVLAVREAVGWAVRYAAYDERTGTPVELPPGDRVPMTVDTPFDLASLTKLFTSVAAVQQIERGTLGIDARVGAYLPDFPAAVRHGITVRQLLTHTSGLRPELPLYDCADDAERLARLRAERPVGVPGTYCYSDLNMLLLQHLLERLTGRTLDTLVRDGITRPLDMTATGFGPCPGAAATEDQRRPWAKADRGMLRGEVHDENAWALGGIAGHAGLFSTGPDLAVLCRTLLAGGSYGPARILGPDFVDLLLTPPGLGFALDQPWFMGELAGRGAAGHTGFTGTSLVLDRATDTYLVLLANTVHPRRPRTPDNTPRAQAATRVARAIRGR from the coding sequence CTGCGCCCCGGTACACCGGAACGGGCCGGGCTCGACCCCCGCGAACTCGCCGCCCTCGTCCGGGAGGTCCGCGCCCGTACCACCGGGGACCGCCCCTGGGCCGCGGGCGCCGTGGTCGTCGCCGGCCGCGGCCCGGTGCTCGCCGTGCGGGAGGCGGTGGGCTGGGCCGTACGGTACGCGGCGTACGACGAACGGACCGGCACCCCGGTGGAACTGCCGCCCGGCGACCGCGTGCCGATGACCGTGGACACCCCCTTCGACCTGGCGTCCCTGACCAAACTGTTCACCTCGGTGGCCGCCGTGCAGCAGATCGAGCGCGGCACCCTGGGCATCGACGCCCGGGTGGGCGCGTACCTGCCGGACTTCCCCGCGGCCGTACGGCATGGCATCACCGTCCGGCAACTACTCACCCACACCTCCGGGTTGCGCCCCGAACTCCCGCTGTACGACTGCGCCGACGACGCCGAGCGCCTGGCCCGGCTCCGCGCGGAGCGGCCGGTCGGGGTGCCCGGCACGTACTGCTACTCCGACCTGAACATGCTGCTGCTCCAGCACCTCCTGGAGCGCCTCACCGGCCGCACCCTCGACACGCTCGTCCGCGACGGCATCACCCGGCCGCTCGACATGACCGCGACCGGTTTCGGCCCGTGTCCGGGCGCGGCGGCCACCGAGGACCAGCGGCGGCCCTGGGCCAAGGCGGACCGCGGCATGCTGCGCGGCGAGGTGCACGACGAGAACGCCTGGGCGCTCGGCGGGATCGCGGGCCACGCAGGCCTCTTCTCCACCGGCCCCGATCTGGCGGTCCTCTGCCGCACGCTCCTCGCGGGCGGCTCGTACGGCCCCGCCCGCATCCTCGGCCCCGACTTCGTGGACCTGCTGCTCACCCCGCCGGGCCTGGGCTTCGCCCTGGACCAGCCGTGGTTCATGGGGGAGTTGGCGGGCCGGGGCGCGGCCGGTCACACCGGATTCACCGGTACCTCCCTGGTCCTGGACCGCGCCACCGACACCTACCTCGTCCTCCTCGCCAACACCGTCCACCCCCGCCGCCCCCGCACCCCGGACAACACCCCGCGCGCACAGGCGGCGACGCGGGTGGCGCGGGCGATACGGGGACGGTGA
- a CDS encoding multidrug effflux MFS transporter, producing the protein MSGPVSGPLSATTSGPASATTSGPAPSAAPGTAASAPAAGRGSRSGGPGAQGRASLLVTIVLGSLTATAPLAMDMYLPALPEVTRALGSTASTVQLTLTTCLAGMALGQLVVGPMSDRWGRRRPLLIGLAVYIVATALCAIAPTVELLIAFRLVQGLAGAAGIVIARAVARDLYDGVAMARFFSTLMLISGVAPVVAPLIGGQMLRVTDWRGVFAVLTLLGVLMAIVVWRKLPETLEPADRHRGGAGEALGSMRRLLADRAFSGYVLTGGFAFACLFAYVAASPFVIQEIYGASPQTFSLLFGINSVGLMIMGQINGKVLVGRVRLDRVLGLGLVVVVAASTAILLMALGVFGDVGLVPMAVALFVLMSAMGITMPNTQALALMRVKHSAGSASALLGTSSFLIGAIASPLVGIAGEDTAVPMGIVQLVAALVALACFAGMCRPWGGRNDTDDGITLRRRAAGAASGPDAVGAAGGPDGTGVTGGARATGGTGRAGADS; encoded by the coding sequence ATGTCCGGGCCGGTATCCGGGCCGCTATCGGCGACGACATCCGGACCGGCATCGGCGACGACATCCGGGCCGGCACCGAGTGCGGCGCCGGGAACGGCCGCTTCGGCACCCGCCGCCGGCCGGGGGAGCCGGAGCGGGGGGCCCGGAGCCCAGGGCCGGGCGAGCCTCCTGGTCACGATCGTCCTGGGCAGCCTCACCGCCACCGCCCCGCTGGCTATGGACATGTACCTCCCCGCGCTCCCCGAGGTCACCCGGGCGCTGGGGTCCACCGCCTCCACCGTTCAACTCACCCTCACCACCTGCCTGGCCGGCATGGCGCTCGGACAACTGGTGGTGGGGCCGATGAGCGACCGGTGGGGGCGCCGCCGTCCGCTGCTCATCGGTCTCGCCGTCTACATCGTGGCCACCGCGCTGTGCGCGATCGCGCCCACCGTGGAACTCCTCATCGCGTTCCGGCTGGTCCAGGGCCTCGCCGGCGCGGCCGGCATCGTCATCGCGCGGGCGGTCGCCCGTGACCTGTACGACGGCGTGGCCATGGCCCGCTTCTTCTCCACGCTCATGCTGATCTCCGGTGTCGCCCCGGTCGTCGCCCCGCTGATCGGCGGGCAGATGCTGCGCGTGACGGACTGGCGGGGAGTCTTCGCCGTCCTCACTCTCCTCGGTGTCCTGATGGCGATCGTGGTGTGGCGGAAGCTGCCGGAGACGCTGGAGCCCGCCGACCGTCATCGTGGTGGGGCCGGCGAGGCGCTGGGCTCGATGCGCCGGCTGCTCGCCGACCGGGCCTTCAGCGGCTACGTCCTCACCGGCGGCTTCGCCTTCGCCTGCCTCTTCGCCTACGTCGCCGCCTCCCCGTTCGTCATCCAGGAGATCTACGGCGCCTCCCCGCAGACGTTCAGCCTGCTGTTCGGGATCAACTCGGTGGGGCTGATGATCATGGGCCAGATCAACGGCAAGGTGCTGGTCGGGCGGGTCCGGCTGGACCGGGTGCTCGGTCTCGGCCTCGTCGTCGTCGTGGCCGCTTCCACCGCGATCCTGCTGATGGCGCTGGGCGTGTTCGGGGACGTCGGGCTGGTACCGATGGCCGTCGCGCTGTTCGTGCTGATGTCCGCCATGGGCATCACCATGCCCAACACCCAGGCGCTCGCCCTGATGCGCGTCAAGCACTCCGCGGGCTCCGCGTCCGCCCTGCTCGGTACGTCGTCCTTCCTCATCGGCGCCATCGCCTCCCCGCTGGTCGGTATCGCGGGGGAGGACACTGCCGTCCCGATGGGCATCGTCCAACTGGTCGCCGCTCTGGTGGCCCTGGCCTGTTTCGCCGGAATGTGCCGTCCCTGGGGAGGACGCAACGACACGGACGACGGAATCACCCTCCGCCGGCGTGCGGCCGGTGCAGCGAGCGGACCTGACGCAGTCGGTGCAGCGGGCGGACCCGACGGGACCGGCGTAACCGGTGGAGCCCGCGCAACCGGTGGCACCGGGAGAGCGGGGGCGGACAGCTGA
- a CDS encoding Gfo/Idh/MocA family protein has protein sequence MTGQNVRWGILATGGMAATFTADLVDLPNAEIVAVASRSPEPAKAFAERFGIPRAYGDWESLARDEEIDIVYVATPHSAHRAAAGLCLEAGRNVLCEKPFTLNVREAAELVGLARERGLFLMEAMWMYCHPMVRRLKTLIDDGAIGEVRTVQADFGLAANVSAAHRLRDPALGGGALLDLGVYPVSFTQLLLGEPSDVVAKATLSEEGVDLQTGALLSWENGAIASVHCSIVGGTATSASVTGSAGRIDIPYGFFFPDRFVLHRDGKETEEFTADPADGARNSLKHEAAEAMRALRAGETESPLVPLDGTLAVMRTLDTIRERIGVHYPGETV, from the coding sequence ATGACAGGGCAGAACGTGCGCTGGGGAATTCTGGCGACGGGCGGGATGGCCGCGACGTTCACGGCGGATCTGGTGGATCTACCAAACGCGGAGATCGTGGCGGTGGCCTCGCGGTCGCCCGAGCCGGCGAAGGCGTTCGCCGAGCGGTTCGGGATACCGCGGGCGTACGGCGACTGGGAGTCGCTCGCGCGGGACGAGGAGATCGACATCGTCTACGTCGCCACTCCGCACTCGGCGCACCGGGCCGCGGCCGGGCTGTGCCTGGAGGCCGGGCGGAACGTGCTGTGCGAGAAGCCGTTCACCCTCAACGTGCGCGAGGCGGCGGAACTGGTCGGCCTGGCGCGCGAGCGCGGACTCTTCCTGATGGAGGCCATGTGGATGTACTGCCATCCCATGGTGCGGCGCCTGAAAACACTGATCGACGACGGCGCGATCGGTGAAGTACGCACGGTGCAGGCCGACTTCGGGCTGGCGGCTAACGTCTCCGCGGCGCACCGGCTGCGGGACCCGGCGCTGGGCGGCGGCGCGCTGCTGGACCTCGGCGTGTATCCGGTCTCGTTCACGCAACTGCTGCTCGGGGAGCCGTCGGACGTCGTGGCGAAGGCCACGCTCTCGGAGGAGGGGGTCGACCTCCAGACGGGCGCGCTGCTCTCCTGGGAGAACGGGGCCATCGCGTCGGTGCACTGCTCCATCGTCGGCGGTACGGCGACGTCCGCGTCGGTCACCGGTTCGGCGGGCCGCATCGACATCCCGTACGGCTTCTTCTTCCCGGACCGGTTCGTGCTGCACCGGGACGGCAAGGAGACCGAGGAGTTCACCGCCGATCCGGCGGACGGGGCCCGTAACAGTCTCAAGCACGAGGCGGCCGAGGCGATGCGCGCCCTGCGTGCGGGCGAGACCGAGTCCCCGCTCGTCCCGCTGGACGGCACGCTCGCGGTGATGCGGACGCTCGACACCATCCGGGAGCGCATCGGGGTCCACTACCCGGGGGAAACCGTCTGA
- a CDS encoding DoxX family protein, translating into MTCYDRCDLGLLLLRLGTGGALAAHGAQKLFGWFGGAGIEGTGQFMETIGYAPGRVSATAAGLAEAGGGALLALGLATPAAGAAAAGAMAGAAAVHAPNGFFNQEGGYEHAATLGLTAAGLAVTGPGRLSLDHVLGHSADRDWMVVAAFAATAAATAVVVGARSRRLRKAREGEQEALFD; encoded by the coding sequence GTGACCTGTTACGACCGATGTGATCTGGGCCTGCTGCTGCTCCGGCTGGGGACGGGCGGGGCACTGGCGGCACACGGCGCGCAGAAGCTGTTCGGCTGGTTCGGCGGGGCCGGGATCGAGGGCACCGGCCAGTTCATGGAGACCATCGGCTACGCACCGGGCAGGGTCAGCGCCACGGCGGCGGGCCTCGCGGAGGCGGGCGGCGGCGCGCTGCTCGCACTCGGTCTCGCCACCCCGGCGGCGGGTGCGGCGGCGGCCGGTGCGATGGCGGGCGCGGCGGCCGTGCACGCGCCCAACGGCTTCTTCAACCAGGAGGGCGGCTACGAGCACGCCGCGACCCTCGGTCTGACGGCGGCCGGCCTCGCCGTCACCGGGCCCGGCCGCCTCTCCCTGGACCACGTCCTCGGCCACTCGGCCGACCGCGACTGGATGGTGGTCGCGGCCTTCGCCGCGACCGCGGCGGCCACGGCGGTGGTCGTGGGGGCGCGCAGCCGGCGCCTGCGCAAGGCGCGGGAGGGCGAGCAGGAAGCTCTGTTCGACTGA
- a CDS encoding MazG-like family protein: MPVQSAPALASFPSAPSIPSPSSSSSGGLWDSVDGLHAWLETHGAVDGREALLLRVLKLSEEVGEVAQAVIGVTGQNPRKGTTHSWDDVGAELCDVALTALVALRSLTPDAGEVFTRHVAKVAARSLGGDAPAAGQERRAAPPSR; this comes from the coding sequence ATGCCTGTCCAGAGCGCACCCGCGCTCGCCTCCTTCCCCTCCGCTCCTTCCATCCCTTCCCCGTCTTCCTCGTCGTCCGGTGGCCTCTGGGATTCCGTCGACGGACTGCACGCCTGGCTGGAGACCCATGGCGCGGTCGACGGCCGGGAGGCCCTGCTGCTGCGCGTCCTGAAGCTGTCCGAGGAGGTCGGTGAGGTCGCCCAGGCGGTGATCGGCGTCACCGGGCAGAATCCGCGCAAGGGCACCACGCATTCCTGGGACGACGTCGGTGCGGAGTTGTGCGATGTCGCTCTCACGGCGCTCGTCGCCCTGCGCTCCCTCACTCCCGATGCCGGTGAGGTCTTCACCCGGCACGTGGCGAAGGTCGCCGCGCGCTCGCTCGGCGGGGACGCGCCCGCCGCCGGTCAGGAGCGCCGGGCGGCGCCGCCCTCCAGGTAG
- a CDS encoding RNA-guided endonuclease InsQ/TnpB family protein: MIGTDRVPESHPDGSPRLNARGRQVMGRSVVVRRLNRRWARVKVPGCGWVRFRLTRTGLPVAKTFRVTFRNDRWHIAFAVIPDPAEAPGTDAIVGIDRGVTITAALSDGQKLNCPRLTTRERARVRKHQRRAARAPKGSEAKAAEHAKVARIKAREADRRKDWCEKTSTMLARSYRLIRFEKLNITTMTRSAKGTIEQPGTRVRQKAGLNRAVLAQGWGLLRRRTGEKAPGRVEDVPAPYTSLRCSACGWIAKDSRKSQAEFVCVSCGFSCHADENAAVNVAAGQGGIPRPRRAAGAGGVTAATGRSSAREPRPARVGIPLF; this comes from the coding sequence GTGATCGGCACCGACCGGGTCCCGGAGTCCCATCCGGACGGTTCGCCGAGGCTGAATGCCCGGGGCAGGCAGGTGATGGGCCGCTCGGTGGTGGTGCGGAGGTTGAACCGGCGGTGGGCGCGGGTGAAGGTGCCCGGCTGCGGCTGGGTCCGCTTCCGCCTCACCCGCACCGGGCTGCCGGTGGCGAAGACCTTTCGGGTCACCTTCCGCAACGACCGGTGGCACATCGCCTTCGCCGTGATCCCCGATCCCGCCGAGGCGCCCGGCACGGACGCGATCGTCGGCATCGACCGGGGCGTGACGATCACCGCCGCCCTGTCCGACGGGCAAAAGCTGAACTGCCCGCGGCTCACCACCCGGGAACGGGCCCGGGTCCGCAAGCACCAGCGCCGCGCGGCCCGCGCGCCGAAGGGCAGCGAGGCCAAGGCCGCCGAGCACGCCAAGGTGGCCAGGATCAAGGCCCGGGAGGCGGACCGGCGCAAGGACTGGTGCGAGAAGACCTCGACCATGCTCGCCCGCAGCTACCGTCTGATCCGGTTCGAGAAGCTGAACATCACGACCATGACCCGCTCGGCGAAGGGAACCATCGAACAACCTGGTACACGGGTGCGGCAGAAGGCCGGGCTGAACCGGGCGGTCCTCGCCCAGGGCTGGGGCCTGCTGCGCCGCCGGACCGGGGAGAAGGCGCCGGGCCGGGTCGAGGACGTGCCCGCCCCGTACACGTCGCTGCGGTGCAGTGCCTGCGGATGGATCGCGAAGGACTCGCGCAAGAGCCAAGCCGAGTTCGTCTGTGTGTCCTGCGGGTTCAGTTGCCACGCGGATGAGAACGCAGCGGTCAACGTCGCGGCAGGACAGGGCGGGATTCCCCGCCCCCGGCGTGCAGCCGGTGCCGGAGGGGTGACAGCGGCCACCGGCCGCTCGAGCGCCCGTGAACCTCGACCCGCCCGGGTCGGAATCCCCCTCTTTTAA
- a CDS encoding helix-turn-helix domain-containing protein — MSRFRMYPTGEQAGVMLGHCAYARYVWNLAVEQHAHWQPGRRSAPGFAEQCRQLTEARRDNAWLRAGNADVQQQALQDSPGPKPRVSPPGSASRPGAGNTGMRASA, encoded by the coding sequence ATGTCACGTTTCCGGATGTACCCGACGGGTGAGCAGGCGGGCGTCATGCTCGGGCACTGCGCGTACGCCCGGTACGTGTGGAACCTGGCCGTCGAGCAGCACGCGCACTGGCAGCCGGGGCGCAGGTCCGCTCCCGGGTTCGCCGAGCAGTGCCGCCAGCTCACCGAGGCCCGGCGGGACAATGCGTGGCTGCGGGCCGGGAACGCGGACGTGCAGCAGCAGGCCCTGCAGGACTCGCCAGGGCCAAAGCCGCGCGTTTCGCCTCCGGGTTCGGCGAGCCGACCTGGCGCAGGAAACACCGGCATGAGGGCTTCCGCGTGA